Within the Arachis duranensis cultivar V14167 chromosome 10, aradu.V14167.gnm2.J7QH, whole genome shotgun sequence genome, the region CAGCACGGGGGGGCGTGCTGACGTGGCAGAATCACGCCGGGGGCGTGTTGACTCAGCACGGGGGGGCGTGCTGAGTTGGCCCTAGCACGTGGGAGGCGTGCTGACTCAGCACGCAGGGGCGTGCTGACACGTGGCGACATTTGATTGGCTGTGACGGGCAGCACGGGGCAGGCGTGGTGAATGCTCTCATCTATATATAGGCAGTGCTGGGCTGCATTTTCATTTGAGGAAGAGTATGTGAGTGTTCTTTGAGTGTTTTGTGAGTGTTGGGAGTGCAATGGAGGGTACCGCAAACTTGGTGGTGTATCGCAACGGTGAAATAATACGCAATACTCGTGAGGGCATGAGGTTTGTCTGTCAGAATCCATTTTCGTTTGCGGTTCCATGCACCATGACGTTAATGGAGCTTCAGAACGGTACGTTAATGAGAGTGAGCAGAATTTTGTACCGGAATCCAGTTGTAGTTTTTGGTGGTCTAATACAGTTTGACACCATGCCAATCACTAACGAAGGGAGTATGCAGAATATGTTTCAAATTTACCGGCAGACTCAGATGCGACAGCCACAGATTGAGCtatatgttgagtttgaaagCGTAGAGACGGAAGGGATTCAAAATGTTTTAGATATAGAGGATGATAGAGCTGCAGTGTACGAGGGAATGAATAGTGACAGTGAAGAGGACTTCGAAGCCACTTACGAAGCCGGCGATGAAGACGAGGATGGTGATGTGGGAGTTGAGACAGCAACGGAGAATATAGTGCTTCATCCCTCGAGCAGTCAACCGATGGACGTGCCACCATTCATGCGTGAGTTGGATCTCGACGCCATGCATGCACCGGAATTTCCGGAATATGCAAACATAGGTACGTCATGCATGAATAATACGTTTTTGGTAATTGATACGTTTGGAATGATTAGTGAACGATGATTTTCCGCTTTCTATAGGCGTTGCTGATCCTGAGGACGGAGAGTTCCGGATTGTAATGGAATACAGTTCCAGGAAGTCGGTGGTTGCTGCAATTAGAAGATACACTATCGTTAGAGGAGTTGACTACGATGTGTATGAGTCTGAGCCACAGACCTTCTATGCAAAATGCAAGATGTATGGGCGTGGGTGCGATTGGCTTATCCGAGCCAGCTTGATACGGAAAAAAGATTGTTGGGAGATACGCAGATACAATGGAAGGCACACGTGCACAATGGGAGCGATTTCACAGGATCATTCCAAGTTGGACTCGGATACCGTTGCTGATAGTATAATGCCGTTAGTCGAGACTGACCCGTCAATCAAGGTGAAATCTATAATAGCGGAAGTCCAGTCAAGGTTCAACTATACCATCAGTTACCGAaaggcttggttggcaaagcagaagTCCATAGCGAAGGTTTTTGGTGGTTGGGAGGATTCGTACcaagccttgccatggtggctCTCGGTCATGGTTCAGAAGATACCTGGGTCAGTTGTGCAAATAGAAACACGCCCACTGTACAACGGGAATGAGGAGGCACAAGGTGTAAAAATACTTCATCGCGTATTTTGGAGCTTCAATCCATGCGTTAGGGCATTTAGGCATTGCAAGCCTCTAGTTCAGGTGGACGGCACACACTTATACGAAAAATACAAAGGAACACTCCTGGTCGCTGTTGCACAAGATGGGAACCAGAACATTGTGCCTATAGCTTTTGCGCTGGTGGAAGGGGAGACAGCTGATGTGTGGCACTTCTTTCTCAGAAATCTGCGAATGCATGTTGTCAGAAAAGACGGTGTGGGTATGATTTCAAATCGGCATGAGGCAATTCGGGCAGCAGTAAATCGTTCCGGAGATGACTGGCAACCTCCAAGAGCATGGTGGATGTTTTGTATAAGGCACATCGGCAGCAACTTCCTAAGAGCATTCAAAGTCCCTCACTTGCAGAAGCTTGTTGTCAACATTGGGTATTCAAGAACGGTGGAGGAGTACAACATCAACTATAAGAGGCTGGAAGAGCGAGGCGAGGCATATGCCAGGTGGTGCGATGCCATTGGACTCAGACATTGGGTGTTGGCATTCGACGAGGGGCATCGATGGGGCCATATGACGACCAACCTTGTCGAGTGCATTAACTCAGTGTTGAAGGGTGCCCGTAATCTACTTGTGCTGGCGTTGGTCCGAGCAACATATTATCGGTTAAATGAACTTTTTACACGGAAGAGTGCCGAGGCTCACAAACGCAGGCGGGCTGGGTTTACTTACTCCGTATTTGCACAACAGCGGATAGAGGCAAATATGAAACAGGCTGGGAATATAGTAGTGCACCGGTTTGATAGACGAAATGAGGTGTTTGAGGTGCGCGACATGGCTAGCGGGAAGGTGTCAGTTGTTGACCTTGCGCGACGGACTTGTGACTGCGGGCACTTTCAGGTAGAATGACTACCTTGTCGCCATGTTATTGCTTGTTGTGCTAACCAGCGTCTCGATTGGCAGCTGTATGTGCATGACGTGTACAAGATGACAGAGATTCGTAAGGTATATAAATTTGAGTTTACACCGTTAGGTGATCCCGAGACATGGCCCGCATATGAGGGACCCACATTGGTCGCTAATCCCGCCTTGAGACGAACATCGAAAGGTCGCCCCAAATTGACCCGGTACTTGAACGAGATGGATTCACGCGACATGCGTGGTCCTCGGGTATGCCGTCTCTGTGGTGCTCAGGGTCATAGTCGGAGTCGATGTCCTCAGCGTGCTGGACCGAGTGGTGGGGGTGAATGACGTTTATTTTTTTcgtgtttgtatttttaaatttcttagtAGTCgtgtgtttatttttaaatttcctgGTAGttgtgtttgtatttttaaatttcttatcagtcttgtgtttatttttaaatttcttagtAGTGGTGTTTGTATCTTTAAATTGTTTAGCAGTcgtgtttgaatttttaaactTCAAACTAGTCGtgttagtatttttaaatttcatacaagtcgtctttgtatttttaaatttcatactagtcatatttgtatttttgaTATTATCATTTTCTGCTTTCGTGAAGTAAACATAGGAAACGTTAACTACGTTTTACATAGGTCAACATACTGAACATACGAATTACATTAGCTTAATTGTTACAATTAAatctaaaaaccctaaatccaaTCTCACTTCTTTCCAGCCATCCAATGCTGTCCCTTACCCATGATGCCCTGACCGAACCGCGACGGAGTATACCTATCAGGTAGATTTCGCTCTGTCCGTAGGTCATACGGGTGACCTAGAGCTGCCAAACCACCTTCCTCTGCCGGATCAACCGACCCACCTGCCTCTGCCGGAGTAGAGGACCCACCTGCCTCTGTCGGAGCTGATGCACCTGGGTTGTAGTCATCAACAACTGTGTAATCCCGCCGAAGGAAACCACTGTCACATGACGCAGTCGCTGATGAGGGGTCGTTACCATGACCCTGCAAACCATGGCTCGCACCTACTGATGCCCTATGTGGAGCGGCCGACGGCGACGGCGAATGCATGGCGCTAAAATCTGACCAACCACCCAAACTAGCATTGGCCCAATTCTGTTGCTGCTGATCTCCGTGACCACCAACAGAGAACTCAAACCAATCATGACCGGAAGG harbors:
- the LOC107468879 gene encoding uncharacterized protein LOC107468879, with protein sequence MEGTANLVVYRNGEIIRNTREGMRFVCQNPFSFAVPCTMTLMELQNGTLMRVSRILYRNPVVVFGGLIQFDTMPITNEGSMQNMFQIYRQTQMRQPQIELYVEFESVETEGIQNVLDIEDDRAAVYEGMNSDSEEDFEATYEAGDEDEDGDVGVETATENIVLHPSSSQPMDVPPFMRELDLDAMHAPEFPEYANIVNDDFPLSIGVADPEDGEFRIVMEYSSRKSVVAAIRRYTIVRGVDYDVYESEPQTFYAKCKMYGRGCDWLIRASLIRKKDCWEIRRYNGRHTCTMGAISQDHSKLDSDTVADSIMPLVETDPSIKVKSIIAEVQSRFNYTISYRKAWLAKQKSIAKVFGGWEDSYQALPWWLSVMVQKIPGSVVQIETRPLYNGNEEAQGVKILHRVFWSFNPCVRAFRHCKPLVQVDGTHLYEKYKGTLLVAVAQDGNQNIVPIAFALVEGETADVWHFFLRNLRMHVVRKDGVGMISNRHEAIRAAVNRSGDDWQPPRAWWMFCIRHIGSNFLRAFKVPHLQKLVVNIGYSRTVEEYNINYKRLEERGEAYARWCDAIGLRHWVLAFDEGHRWGHMTTNLVECINSVLKGARNLLVLALVRATYYRLNELFTRKSAEAHKRRRAGFTYSVFAQQRIEANMKQAGNIVVHRFDRRNEVFEVRDMASGKVSVVDLARRTCDCGHFQRLDWQLYVHDVYKMTEIRKVYKFEFTPLGDPETWPAYEGPTLVANPALRRTSKGRPKLTRYLNEMDSRDMRGPRVCRLCGAQGHSRSRCPQRAGPSGGGE